From Columba livia isolate bColLiv1 breed racing homer chromosome 7, bColLiv1.pat.W.v2, whole genome shotgun sequence, one genomic window encodes:
- the MTX2 gene encoding metaxin-2 isoform X1 codes for MSLVAEAFVTQLAAAEPWPENAELYQQLKEEQILLSDNASSLAVQAFLQMCNLPIRVVCRANAEYMSPSGKVPFIHVGNQVVSELGPIVQFVKAKGHSLSDGLDEVQKAEMKAYMELVNNMLLTAELYLQWCDDVTVEEITHPRYGSPYPWPLNRILSYQKQWEVRRKMKAIGWAGKTLDQVLEDVDQCCQALSQRLGTQPYFFNKQPTELDALVFGHLFTILTTQLITDALSEKVKNYSNLTAFCRRIEQQYFEGQDKDSSAAVAARSAKRSLLR; via the exons CCGCAGAGCCTTGGCCTGAAAATGCTGAGTTGTATCAGCAACTGAAGG aggaacaaattttgctttctgataATGCATCTTCCCTTGCTGTTCAG GCCTTTTTGCAAATGTGCAATCTGCCAATCCGGGTGGTTTGCAGGGCAAATGCCGAGTACATGTCACCATCTG GCAAAGTACCCTTTATTCATGTGGGAAATCAAGTAGTATCTGAACTTGGGCCCATAGTCCAGTTTGTAAAAGCCAAG GGCCATTCTCTCAGTGATGGGTTGGATGAAGTCCAAAAAGCTGAGATGAAAGCCTACATGGAATTAGTCAATAATATGCTCTTGACAGCAGAG CTCTATCTCCAGTGGTGTGATGATGTTACAGTAGAGGAG ATTACTCACCCGAGGTACGGCTCCCCTTACCCCTGGCCTCTGAACCGCATTTTGTCCTACCAGAAGCAATGGGAGGTAAGGCGGAAGATGAAAGCCATTGGATGGGCTGGCAAGACTCTGGACCAG GTGCTTGAAGATGTAGATCAGTGTTGTCAGGCTCTCTCCCAGAGACTAGGAACACAACCATATTTCTTCAATAAGCA acCAACTGAATTGGACGCTCTGGTGTTTGGACACCTGTTCACAATCCTTACTACTCAACTGATCACCGATGCACTctctgaaaaagtgaaaaactaCAGTAATCTCACAGCCTTTTGTCGGCGAATAGAACAGCAGTACTTTGAGGGTCAGGATAAAGACAGCTCTGCTGCCGTCGCAGCCAGGTCTGCCAAGAGGTCCTTACTGAGATAA
- the MTX2 gene encoding metaxin-2 isoform X2, whose protein sequence is MCNLPIRVVCRANAEYMSPSGKVPFIHVGNQVVSELGPIVQFVKAKGHSLSDGLDEVQKAEMKAYMELVNNMLLTAELYLQWCDDVTVEEITHPRYGSPYPWPLNRILSYQKQWEVRRKMKAIGWAGKTLDQVLEDVDQCCQALSQRLGTQPYFFNKQPTELDALVFGHLFTILTTQLITDALSEKVKNYSNLTAFCRRIEQQYFEGQDKDSSAAVAARSAKRSLLR, encoded by the exons ATGTGCAATCTGCCAATCCGGGTGGTTTGCAGGGCAAATGCCGAGTACATGTCACCATCTG GCAAAGTACCCTTTATTCATGTGGGAAATCAAGTAGTATCTGAACTTGGGCCCATAGTCCAGTTTGTAAAAGCCAAG GGCCATTCTCTCAGTGATGGGTTGGATGAAGTCCAAAAAGCTGAGATGAAAGCCTACATGGAATTAGTCAATAATATGCTCTTGACAGCAGAG CTCTATCTCCAGTGGTGTGATGATGTTACAGTAGAGGAG ATTACTCACCCGAGGTACGGCTCCCCTTACCCCTGGCCTCTGAACCGCATTTTGTCCTACCAGAAGCAATGGGAGGTAAGGCGGAAGATGAAAGCCATTGGATGGGCTGGCAAGACTCTGGACCAG GTGCTTGAAGATGTAGATCAGTGTTGTCAGGCTCTCTCCCAGAGACTAGGAACACAACCATATTTCTTCAATAAGCA acCAACTGAATTGGACGCTCTGGTGTTTGGACACCTGTTCACAATCCTTACTACTCAACTGATCACCGATGCACTctctgaaaaagtgaaaaactaCAGTAATCTCACAGCCTTTTGTCGGCGAATAGAACAGCAGTACTTTGAGGGTCAGGATAAAGACAGCTCTGCTGCCGTCGCAGCCAGGTCTGCCAAGAGGTCCTTACTGAGATAA